In the Streptomyces formicae genome, one interval contains:
- a CDS encoding transcriptional regulator, producing MAKGPFPPDLPDLPELRRAKFARRLPAELAALAGPAHGTVSLPLHLAWSGLTEFDLDQPRLRMSCYRVVLAEGLHDDLVQHLDQELLISLWPTLRTLISRDLRDVWEAAFPELSRTPGQSREPDRTAP from the coding sequence ATGGCGAAAGGCCCTTTCCCGCCCGACCTCCCTGACCTCCCCGAGCTCCGCCGAGCCAAGTTCGCCCGGCGGCTGCCCGCCGAACTCGCGGCGCTTGCCGGTCCCGCCCACGGGACCGTGAGCTTGCCGCTGCACCTCGCCTGGTCCGGGCTGACCGAGTTCGATCTCGATCAGCCACGCCTGCGCATGAGCTGCTACCGCGTCGTCCTGGCCGAAGGCCTCCACGACGACCTCGTCCAGCATCTCGACCAGGAGCTGCTCATCAGCCTGTGGCCGACCCTGCGCACCCTGATCAGCCGGGACCTCCGCGACGTCTGGGAAGCCGCCTTCCCCGAGCTGAGCCGCACACCCGGGCAGTCGCGAGAACCTGATCGAACCGCACCGTAG
- a CDS encoding cold-shock protein yields the protein MVTATVREWHEEEGWGVLDSPETPGGCFAHFSDIQGPGFRTLSPGQEVELTWEAPGFKQDGYDYRAVSIVPRSSG from the coding sequence ATGGTGACCGCGACCGTTCGTGAGTGGCACGAAGAAGAGGGCTGGGGAGTTCTCGACTCCCCCGAGACTCCCGGTGGGTGCTTCGCGCACTTCTCCGACATCCAAGGGCCCGGCTTCCGGACGCTGTCGCCCGGGCAGGAAGTGGAGCTCACCTGGGAGGCGCCCGGGTTCAAGCAGGACGGGTACGACTACCGGGCTGTGAGCATCGTGCCCCGCTCCTCCGGCTGA
- a CDS encoding isopenicillin N synthase family dioxygenase, with protein MTYARIPVIDLGPWHADPVGTADRQHLADHVDRALRTTGFLLVTGHGIAPGLPRQLRDAAREFFHLPAAVKDAYAQRAGLRGWTGRDRVVTGRSEGTETPPDLLEVWSCAADPATPTRWPAEVPALRPLIAEYTDRMRGLADTVLEVMATALHRPVDFFTRHTTDPNWDFTVNWYPAAEETGPAAPGQFRIGPHTDFGLVTLLDRQAGRGGLQVHDDEHGWRDAPYEPGAITLNIGDLMARWSGDRWRSGRHRVLPPPADAPQEELTSLVYFHACAPDTSIASLPAPVGRTPYPAVRAGDYLQEKMRAIYAAGGE; from the coding sequence ATGACGTACGCCCGAATCCCCGTGATCGACCTCGGCCCCTGGCACGCGGACCCGGTCGGCACCGCCGACCGCCAGCACCTCGCGGACCACGTCGACCGGGCCCTGCGGACCACCGGGTTCCTGCTCGTGACCGGGCACGGCATCGCACCCGGTCTGCCCCGTCAACTCCGCGACGCGGCACGCGAGTTCTTCCACCTCCCGGCCGCCGTCAAGGACGCGTACGCCCAGCGTGCCGGTCTGCGCGGATGGACCGGGCGGGATCGCGTCGTCACCGGGCGGTCCGAGGGGACCGAGACGCCGCCGGACCTGCTCGAGGTCTGGTCCTGCGCGGCCGACCCCGCCACGCCCACCCGCTGGCCCGCCGAAGTCCCCGCCCTGCGACCCCTGATCGCCGAGTACACCGACCGGATGCGCGGTCTCGCCGACACCGTCCTTGAGGTCATGGCGACGGCCCTGCACCGGCCCGTCGACTTCTTCACCCGCCACACCACCGACCCGAACTGGGACTTCACCGTCAACTGGTACCCGGCGGCGGAGGAGACGGGGCCCGCGGCGCCAGGACAGTTCCGCATCGGGCCGCACACCGACTTCGGGCTCGTCACCCTCCTCGACCGGCAGGCCGGCCGGGGCGGCCTCCAGGTCCACGACGACGAGCACGGCTGGCGGGACGCCCCGTACGAGCCCGGTGCGATCACCCTCAACATCGGTGACCTGATGGCCCGTTGGAGCGGTGACCGCTGGCGCTCGGGGCGCCATCGCGTGCTGCCCCCGCCCGCCGACGCACCGCAGGAGGAGCTCACCTCCCTGGTGTACTTCCACGCCTGCGCGCCCGACACCAGCATCGCGTCGCTGCCCGCCCCCGTGGGACGTACGCCCTACCCGGCCGTACGCGCGGGGGACTATCTCCAGGAGAAGATGCGGGCGATCTACGCCGCCGGGGGCGAGTAG
- a CDS encoding cytochrome P450 — MRDTRMPTEPTASTEPAEQPHINLVDPELYAKGDPFVQWQWLRAHQPVYWHEPTDLPGFWALTRYDDVRAAYRDAATFSSAQGILLRPESHGADPGGGRTLALTDPPRHRQLRGLVDEWFSVRSVRAIEQDIQDVAHRVVGEALERGACDFVTDIAARVPLYVICKMMGIPDSDWERLFTLTSDAFGGGDPLTQRLAHLDILGYFDALQADKAKNPSDDLVSVLATAEIDGERLSADDVILNCDNLLVGGTENTRIAASGGMLAFLRHPDQWQALRDDPALLPTAVEEVLRWTSTATHIMRAATRPVEIRGRQIAAGDRVTFWLPSANRDETVFSDPDRFDVRRSPNRHLALGFGEHFCVGSMLARVELKHLYNELLTRSIRIEPNGEPTLLSSIVVNGPERLPVLLTAA, encoded by the coding sequence TTGCGAGACACCCGCATGCCGACCGAGCCGACCGCATCGACCGAACCGGCCGAGCAGCCGCACATCAACCTGGTGGATCCCGAGCTGTACGCGAAGGGCGACCCGTTCGTCCAGTGGCAGTGGCTCCGGGCCCACCAGCCCGTGTACTGGCACGAGCCGACCGACCTCCCCGGCTTCTGGGCCCTGACCCGGTACGACGACGTCCGTGCGGCGTACCGGGACGCGGCCACCTTCAGCTCGGCCCAGGGGATCCTCCTGCGTCCCGAAAGCCACGGCGCCGACCCCGGGGGCGGACGCACCCTCGCGCTGACCGACCCACCACGCCACCGTCAGCTACGCGGACTCGTCGACGAGTGGTTCTCGGTCAGGTCGGTGCGGGCCATCGAGCAGGACATCCAGGACGTCGCGCACCGCGTGGTGGGCGAGGCCCTCGAACGGGGCGCCTGCGACTTCGTCACGGACATCGCGGCGCGCGTCCCGCTCTACGTGATCTGCAAGATGATGGGCATCCCCGACTCCGACTGGGAGCGGCTCTTCACGCTGACCAGCGACGCGTTCGGCGGCGGCGACCCGCTGACGCAGCGCCTCGCGCATCTGGACATCCTCGGCTACTTCGACGCGCTCCAGGCGGACAAGGCGAAGAACCCCTCCGACGACCTGGTGAGCGTCCTCGCGACGGCCGAGATCGACGGCGAGCGCCTCAGCGCGGACGACGTGATCCTCAACTGCGACAACCTGCTCGTCGGTGGCACCGAGAACACCCGCATCGCCGCCTCCGGCGGCATGCTGGCGTTCCTGCGCCACCCCGACCAGTGGCAGGCCCTCAGGGACGACCCGGCCCTGCTGCCCACCGCAGTCGAGGAGGTGCTGCGCTGGACCTCGACCGCGACGCACATCATGCGCGCCGCGACGCGGCCGGTGGAGATCCGCGGCCGGCAGATCGCCGCTGGTGACCGCGTCACGTTCTGGCTGCCCTCGGCCAACCGCGACGAGACGGTGTTCTCCGACCCCGACCGCTTCGACGTCCGCCGCAGCCCCAACCGCCACCTGGCGCTGGGGTTCGGCGAGCACTTCTGCGTCGGCAGCATGCTCGCCCGCGTCGAACTGAAGCACCTCTACAACGAGTTGCTCACCCGGTCGATCCGCATCGAGCCCAACGGCGAGCCGACCCTGCTGAGCTCCATCGTCGTCAATGGCCCTGAGCGGCTGCCCGTACTTCTGACCGCAGCCTGA
- a CDS encoding peptidase inhibitor family I36 protein produces MHISARTTVAAAALALATAGIAAAPAFADTSLPEVPGAVSGTSTAEEEAQVRQDVENAPKVEMYYHGEKIDSRSNDLGGAQVCAEVSQDGTMECFDDQEEANAFLAERAPTPESREGAAVQAAPKAARAAALRSGYQDCPKSWVCLWQDKDFKGRRLQWPTYDTAKTRHLDQYSPSFRDKASSAYVNRPQRGVELYDFRTGMPDPHLFLGAGYTRYPDFTKISYAYGGNWNDKADAIKF; encoded by the coding sequence ATGCACATAAGCGCCCGTACCACCGTGGCCGCCGCCGCTCTCGCCCTCGCGACCGCAGGCATCGCCGCCGCCCCCGCCTTCGCCGACACCTCCCTCCCCGAGGTGCCGGGAGCCGTCTCCGGCACGTCCACCGCCGAGGAAGAGGCGCAGGTCCGCCAGGACGTGGAGAACGCGCCGAAGGTCGAGATGTACTACCACGGCGAGAAGATCGACTCCCGGTCGAACGACCTCGGCGGCGCGCAGGTCTGCGCCGAGGTGTCGCAGGACGGCACCATGGAGTGCTTCGACGACCAGGAGGAGGCCAACGCCTTCCTCGCGGAGCGCGCGCCGACTCCGGAGTCGCGCGAGGGCGCGGCCGTCCAGGCCGCGCCGAAGGCGGCCCGCGCCGCCGCCCTGCGCAGCGGCTACCAGGACTGCCCCAAGAGCTGGGTGTGCCTGTGGCAGGACAAGGACTTCAAGGGCCGTCGCCTGCAGTGGCCGACGTACGACACCGCGAAGACCCGTCACCTGGACCAGTACAGCCCGAGCTTCCGCGACAAGGCGTCCTCCGCGTACGTCAACCGCCCCCAGCGCGGTGTGGAGCTGTACGACTTCCGCACCGGCATGCCCGACCCGCACCTCTTCCTCGGGGCCGGATACACCCGGTACCCGGACTTCACGAAGATTTCCTACGCTTACGGCGGCAACTGGAACGACAAGGCCGACGCGATCAAGTTCTGA
- a CDS encoding MerR family transcriptional regulator translates to MDVTWSIGELAARAGLSVKAIRYYTDIGLLPTAPRSAGGHRRYRPEALEHLTLVRQLRALDVPIAAIAGVATGEGGLGDLVAEQLAGTRSRLAELRWREAALQALDDCSGPERLRRLRVLAGVRSLPQAAADLARAWQRVLPAGLPPRLADDITAQALPEPPRDPTPDAVLAYAELHVLVADPAFLDYCAASPVRDKASMYAALMDASIAVAPAVAAGHAPHGCEALDAFCRACARARDTEDSPAFRAFMAADMRVTVPPFRRYWQRRDTLSTDPRPSLGRTHCWLVEGVIAEYGEDRPAC, encoded by the coding sequence ATGGACGTCACTTGGTCGATCGGGGAACTCGCCGCGCGTGCGGGCCTTTCGGTGAAGGCCATCCGCTACTACACCGACATCGGGCTCCTGCCGACGGCTCCGCGCAGCGCGGGCGGCCACCGCCGCTACCGCCCCGAGGCGCTCGAACACCTCACACTCGTACGGCAGTTGCGCGCACTGGACGTGCCGATCGCGGCGATCGCCGGCGTCGCGACGGGCGAGGGCGGTCTCGGTGACCTGGTGGCCGAGCAGTTGGCGGGCACGCGGTCACGTCTGGCCGAACTCCGCTGGCGCGAGGCGGCGTTGCAAGCGCTTGACGACTGCTCGGGCCCGGAGCGGCTGCGGCGACTGCGCGTACTGGCCGGGGTGCGGAGCCTGCCGCAGGCCGCCGCGGACCTCGCCAGGGCGTGGCAGCGCGTCCTGCCCGCGGGCCTGCCGCCCCGCCTGGCCGACGACATCACCGCGCAGGCGCTCCCCGAGCCGCCGCGCGACCCCACGCCCGATGCCGTACTGGCCTATGCCGAACTCCACGTCCTGGTGGCGGATCCCGCGTTCCTGGACTACTGCGCGGCGTCGCCCGTCCGGGACAAGGCGTCGATGTACGCGGCGCTCATGGACGCGTCGATCGCCGTGGCCCCCGCCGTCGCCGCCGGGCACGCCCCGCACGGGTGCGAGGCGCTGGACGCCTTCTGCCGCGCCTGCGCCCGCGCCCGCGACACGGAGGACTCACCGGCCTTCCGCGCGTTCATGGCGGCGGACATGCGCGTCACGGTCCCCCCGTTCCGCCGCTACTGGCAACGCCGCGACACCCTCTCCACCGACCCGCGCCCGAGCCTGGGCAGGACCCACTGCTGGTTGGTGGAGGGGGTCATCGCGGAGTACGGCGAGGACCGCCCGGCCTGCTGA
- a CDS encoding calcium-binding protein, translating into MSSNFTGRRALRTVSAAALAISAGISAPLLLAGSAGAATSAAPATAAFSSSDHGIVYTAAPGQTNKVTVTATKSTGKVSYLIDDAVSIKAGEKCSYPDSADHTKVSCSVETLESQDPYATLLLNLGDGNDTVGYDNKGDETYYFARADLGPGKDTWKHIGGDDGNAVLGGTGDDTLTMGNYGTAAGGDGKDTIRIEQDGIAAGGNQNDVIYAEGEESIVEGGAGDDEIHGGAGRQHLKGDDGDDELHGGSGADFMYGGKGNDVLYGDSGNDTIYGNSGDDGLFGGSGQDVLSGGPGRDIVRQD; encoded by the coding sequence ATGTCATCGAACTTCACCGGACGTCGCGCTTTGCGGACCGTGTCGGCCGCGGCACTTGCCATCAGCGCCGGGATTTCCGCGCCGCTTCTGCTCGCCGGGAGCGCCGGGGCCGCGACGTCCGCCGCCCCTGCCACCGCCGCGTTCAGCTCGTCCGACCACGGGATCGTCTACACGGCCGCTCCCGGCCAGACCAACAAGGTGACCGTCACCGCCACCAAGAGCACGGGGAAGGTCAGCTACCTGATCGACGACGCCGTCTCGATCAAGGCCGGGGAGAAGTGCTCCTACCCGGACAGCGCCGACCACACCAAGGTGTCGTGCTCCGTCGAGACCCTGGAGAGCCAGGACCCTTACGCCACCCTCCTGTTGAACCTCGGCGACGGCAACGACACCGTCGGCTACGACAACAAGGGCGACGAGACCTACTACTTCGCCCGTGCCGACCTGGGCCCCGGCAAGGACACCTGGAAGCACATCGGCGGTGACGACGGCAACGCCGTGCTCGGCGGGACCGGGGACGACACCCTCACGATGGGCAACTACGGCACCGCGGCCGGCGGCGACGGCAAGGACACCATCCGCATCGAGCAGGACGGTATCGCGGCGGGCGGCAACCAGAACGACGTCATCTACGCCGAGGGCGAGGAGAGCATCGTCGAGGGCGGCGCGGGCGACGACGAGATCCACGGCGGGGCCGGACGCCAGCACCTGAAGGGTGACGACGGCGACGACGAGCTCCACGGCGGCTCCGGCGCCGACTTCATGTACGGCGGCAAGGGCAACGACGTCCTGTACGGCGACAGCGGCAACGACACCATCTACGGGAACAGCGGCGACGACGGGCTGTTCGGCGGCTCCGGCCAGGACGTCCTGTCCGGCGGTCCCGGCCGCGACATCGTCCGCCAGGACTGA
- a CDS encoding molybdopterin-dependent oxidoreductase translates to MTLPPGQRAVDGFPRFGTHLQHPPPPVPADPVIEFGGASLAEPFSLSVADLAKLTRRELAADFHCVAGWSATGLRWEGAPFGALYHQRVAPLLACGAPVTHVVFVGLDGFRSTVLLQDALADDVLVADRLDGLPLDGDHGAPVRLVSPRQYGFISTKHLCRVEFHTSAPPLTDRWSPIASHPRARVWQEERHRRLPGRVVRPAYRALIGPIRALSARGSRTPPR, encoded by the coding sequence ATGACGCTGCCCCCAGGCCAACGCGCCGTCGACGGGTTCCCGCGCTTCGGCACGCATCTCCAGCACCCGCCCCCGCCCGTCCCCGCCGACCCCGTGATCGAGTTCGGCGGAGCCTCCCTGGCCGAGCCCTTCAGTCTGTCCGTGGCCGACCTCGCGAAGCTGACCCGGCGCGAGCTCGCGGCCGACTTCCACTGTGTCGCCGGGTGGTCGGCGACCGGACTGCGGTGGGAAGGCGCGCCGTTCGGGGCCCTCTACCACCAGCGGGTCGCCCCGCTGCTCGCGTGCGGGGCGCCGGTCACCCACGTCGTCTTCGTGGGGCTCGACGGCTTCCGGTCGACCGTCCTGCTCCAGGACGCCCTCGCCGACGACGTGCTCGTCGCCGACCGCCTCGACGGGCTGCCGCTCGACGGCGACCACGGTGCCCCGGTACGGCTGGTCAGTCCCCGCCAGTACGGCTTCATCAGTACGAAGCACCTGTGCCGCGTCGAGTTCCACACCTCCGCGCCGCCGCTCACCGACCGGTGGTCGCCCATCGCTTCGCACCCCAGGGCGAGGGTCTGGCAGGAGGAACGCCACCGCCGTCTTCCCGGCCGTGTGGTGCGGCCCGCCTACCGGGCGCTGATCGGGCCGATCCGCGCGCTGAGCGCCCGCGGCAGCCGCACGCCGCCGCGGTGA
- a CDS encoding helix-turn-helix domain-containing protein has protein sequence MDDAETARRTFGAHLAALRKRARFSQSQLAARLCLVSGTATLTRNEISRWERGARLPDAWLAPLATVLAVPREGLKRAAAVARGEGEEPQDDHPHSVVVERAGWLLDHDNAHGGDHVADAAIQVWRSERSKISGADKGQLAVVAELAEIAGWLLFDAARFEQARAAWMESLHLARAAGDRGMQWFAMDLLAMEATESGRPGEALALCAEITGSGVPPRVTLLTELRRSRALAAVGDRTRALQSIAKARTSLDDSLHPRDPRWSWWVNDLEVTGHEAEVALLLAEPDRAVSRFEPTRELVQKINPRGRGALYYATAELDALVRLGAWHEAEEPLARLGPLLRNVASSRHRKRLREVMRAIDRDGPRWLADSASEMAAS, from the coding sequence ATGGACGACGCGGAGACGGCACGGCGTACCTTCGGGGCGCACCTCGCAGCCCTGCGCAAGCGGGCGCGGTTCTCGCAATCCCAGCTCGCCGCCCGCCTGTGCCTGGTCAGCGGCACCGCGACGCTCACGCGCAACGAGATCTCCCGGTGGGAGCGCGGAGCGCGCCTGCCGGATGCGTGGCTCGCTCCTCTGGCCACCGTGCTCGCCGTGCCACGTGAAGGTCTCAAGCGGGCGGCTGCGGTAGCGCGGGGCGAAGGAGAAGAACCACAGGACGATCATCCGCACTCGGTGGTGGTCGAGCGGGCGGGTTGGCTGCTCGACCACGACAACGCGCACGGCGGCGACCACGTGGCAGACGCAGCTATCCAAGTGTGGCGCTCGGAGCGGTCCAAGATCTCGGGCGCCGACAAGGGACAGCTTGCCGTGGTAGCCGAACTCGCCGAGATCGCCGGGTGGTTGCTGTTCGACGCGGCTCGCTTCGAACAGGCCCGCGCCGCCTGGATGGAGTCACTGCACCTCGCGCGGGCCGCCGGGGATCGTGGCATGCAGTGGTTCGCCATGGACCTGCTGGCCATGGAGGCCACGGAGAGCGGCCGCCCTGGTGAGGCGCTCGCTCTCTGCGCGGAGATCACCGGCAGCGGCGTACCGCCGCGCGTGACGCTGCTGACGGAACTCCGGCGGAGCCGCGCTCTCGCCGCCGTAGGCGACCGCACGCGGGCCCTTCAGTCCATCGCCAAGGCACGCACCAGCCTGGACGACTCACTGCACCCCCGCGATCCCCGGTGGTCCTGGTGGGTCAACGACCTCGAGGTGACCGGGCATGAGGCGGAGGTGGCTCTGCTGCTGGCGGAGCCTGACCGTGCGGTGTCTCGCTTCGAGCCGACCCGCGAACTGGTCCAGAAGATCAACCCCAGAGGGCGAGGGGCCCTGTACTACGCCACCGCTGAGCTGGATGCCCTAGTGCGTCTCGGGGCTTGGCACGAGGCTGAAGAGCCGCTCGCGCGGCTCGGTCCGCTCCTGCGGAACGTGGCCTCGTCCCGCCACCGCAAGCGCCTTCGCGAGGTGATGCGGGCCATCGATCGCGACGGTCCTCGATGGCTTGCCGATAGCGCGAGCGAAATGGCTGCGAGCTGA